A section of the Leptotrichia sp. HSP-342 genome encodes:
- a CDS encoding tetratricopeptide repeat protein encodes MYIEELLKEADKSMENYKYEDALMYLKSVLEIDESNYSALMTLSKIYSDFGMFEQAKEYAEKLQKKYPDSRDTLFTLGFVYQSLGRLKKAISLYKKFLEIEKNYFVYLNMGMSYALLKYYRKAIENIDKAIEMEPESSEAYIEKGDCLTMMGKYDEAIYEYTRLLNAKFNEVEEFSLYARMGDTMAYSNNIKGVVKYYNIAINCENVEDYIFEDYFEILFRAEEFEEIKLLLLNYENATNENKGLSRIKMLNLQGRFFVKTEDYENAQKVCNKMIILEPENSRHYMNLAYVLELQNKYDEALEYVDKMDKLVEDKEFLKELKKRLKKNKRKFERKNEKRLEKNKSEKI; translated from the coding sequence ATGTATATAGAAGAATTATTAAAAGAAGCGGATAAATCAATGGAAAATTATAAGTATGAGGATGCACTTATGTATTTGAAGTCGGTACTTGAAATTGATGAGAGTAACTATTCGGCGCTTATGACACTTTCTAAGATTTATTCAGACTTTGGAATGTTTGAACAGGCGAAAGAATATGCTGAAAAATTGCAGAAAAAGTATCCTGATAGCAGGGATACGCTTTTTACGTTGGGATTTGTCTATCAGTCGCTTGGACGATTGAAAAAGGCGATTTCACTTTATAAAAAATTTCTGGAAATAGAAAAAAATTATTTTGTGTATCTGAATATGGGAATGTCCTACGCTTTATTAAAGTATTATAGAAAGGCGATAGAAAATATTGACAAGGCAATAGAAATGGAGCCTGAAAGTTCAGAAGCATATATTGAGAAAGGCGACTGCCTTACAATGATGGGCAAATACGATGAGGCAATTTATGAATATACAAGACTTTTAAATGCAAAATTTAACGAGGTGGAGGAATTTTCACTTTACGCACGGATGGGCGACACAATGGCGTATTCAAATAATATAAAAGGAGTTGTAAAATATTATAATATCGCTATAAATTGTGAAAATGTGGAAGATTATATATTTGAAGATTATTTTGAGATATTGTTTAGAGCGGAGGAGTTTGAGGAAATAAAACTTCTGCTTTTAAATTATGAAAATGCGACGAATGAGAATAAAGGGCTTTCAAGAATAAAAATGCTAAATTTGCAGGGAAGATTTTTTGTGAAAACGGAAGATTATGAAAATGCACAGAAGGTTTGTAATAAGATGATTATTTTAGAACCTGAAAATTCTCGTCATTATATGAATTTAGCATACGTGCTGGAATTGCAGAATAAATATGATGAAGCACTTGAGTATGTTGACAAGATGGATAAATTGGTAGAAGACAAAGAGTTTTTGAAGGAATTGAAAAAAAGATTAAAGAAAAATAAGAGAAAATTTGAAAGGAAAAATGAGAAAAGGCTTGAAAAAAATAAAAGCGAAAAAATTTAG